A window from Dysidea avara chromosome 2, odDysAvar1.4, whole genome shotgun sequence encodes these proteins:
- the LOC136246612 gene encoding metabotropic glutamate receptor-like protein P, translated as MPDRQSWNSGDEDFSSGSGGGKKRGQDKLKLPCCVSGNFTFHSIDDILNNISSDNTIVNITTDVVLSSNVILEGLENIMIIGHRNPVVKCNDVGAVKFISCKNITIEGIQWEECGSDYPGIEFYNSSNVSFARCSFQNSKGKSVLLSEVSGNVHINNCNFTHNNEYSGHGAAILYLLDTNSSESTKYKLVIQNCKFIFNRATQSVVYIDGSGSRIPGHVCLQDNVFVNNTGVPIYISHTKLHIRGSVLFKGNTANSGGGIYSNNSNIIFYDKSDVNFISNSVTTNGGAIYQIHSTIIFEEHSMVTFKDHSATYGGALHSDNSDIIFDGNSSVTFNNNTARYGGAVFCWHSSNITFDGNSSVTFNNNEASDDGGAVYCNTQCIALFYATTMVTFINNSAITGGAIFGQSSYISAKETSTVQFIHNSATHGGAIFLRSQATVLLEGSCVIAFKDNKATESGGALYITAYSTALFTGHSEVTCSNNEVTQYGGAIYCGDNSNISLDENVTVKFTNNTSEYGGALSITHSILTFNGNSLANFTNNIAERGGALYVLLSSVTLEGNIAANFTENKAENGGAISIVKSSVTFTGNSQTQFFSNSAAGNGGAMHLSDHFTVNISHISHNTFYHNTANRHGGAIYCDLTKSSNNKLTFNTTDIIFYSNTDLTSSDVYVDIPTSCDETCLNNSIIKKDYSQFGGVINTSPRELQFIDSAVTCIDYDNDTNCQTYLTKNIMLGQEIIINACVLDYFNQPAGSTQFVLSSDGHDHHIIGSDNVLISCTVFEGVSVTGKRVVEATNYSINITSYDGSISDLKKFTVELITELSPCHPGFQYDITTQTCVCYSDSDIVSCSGSTSSIKRGYWFGEVNDKATVTICPNSYCNFTCCETANGFFKLSPVRANQCNSQRSGTACGSCKKDYTLSFDSVECVSVDNCTTFQLLLVVILSVIYWVTLVIAVFAMMYYRIGIGYLYAITYYYSIVDIILIQNLYTTPALFTTVSIVSSIAKVTPQFLGQLCLIQNMSGIDQQFIHYIHPLAVTFILAVICISARISYKFSSLVRRGIIHVICFLLLLSYTSVATTSLLIVRPLKFTIGNTVQVKTYLSPDIDYFQGRHLPYAIVAILCTLSIVIGLPLLLLLEPFLNRKINFIRIKPLLDQFQGCYKDKCRFFAAYYMICRLVIIAIFISNFSNNNTMQYLMLAVSAVFALIHFVQKPYVNKTLNLFDGLVLVSVTFIAMIPLIDDSGLDLLLTVTVLFPLVSFIGLIMLIHRKNIKKIMKYFKPTPQATNNNVEIPMREYGVVVDDNMRNNATIREISDQDTPDNPESDDERYIHYHDSFIEVMNKIED; from the coding sequence ATGCCTGATAGGCAGTCTTGGAACAGTGGTGATGAAGACTTTTCTAGTGGTTCAGGTGGTGGAAAAAAGAGAGGTCAGGATAAACTTAAGCTTCCCTGTTGTGTATCTGGAAACTTTACCTTTCATTCAATTGATGACATTCTAAATAACATCTCCAGTGATAACACCATTGTCAATATTACAACTGATGTTGTGTTGTCCTCTAATGTGATATTAGAAGGTCTtgaaaatatcatgataatagGACACAGAAATCCTGTTGTAAAGTGTAATGATGTTGGTGCAGTAAAGTTTATCTCCTGTAAGAATATAACCATTGAAGGTATCCAGTGGGAGGAATGTGGCTCAGATTATCCAGGAATTGAATTCTACAACTCATCCAATGTTTCTTTTGCAAGATGCTCATTTCAAAACTCCAAAGGGAAAAGTGTTTTACTTTCAGAAGTATCTGGAAATGTGCACATTAACAATTGTAATTTTACACACAATAATGAATATAGTGGACATGGAGCAGCTATACTTTATTTACTAGACACTAATAGTTCTGAGTCCACTAAATACAAGCTAGTGATTCAAAACTGCAAATTCATTTTCAATAGAGCCACACAAAGTGTAGTTTACATTGATGGTTCAGGTAGCAGGATCCCTGGTCATGTTTGTTTACAAGACAATGTGTTTGTCAACAACACAGGAGTACCAATTTACATATCACATACTAAACTTCATATTAGAGGTAGTGTGTTGTTCAAGGGTAATACAGCAAACTCTGGTGGAGGAATTTATAGCAATAATTCCAATATCATATTTTATGATAAGTCTGATGTGAATTTTATTAGTAACTCTGTTACAACTAATGGTGGAGCTATTTATCAAATTCATTCTACAATTATTTTCGAGGAACACTCAATGGTGACATTTAAGGACCACAGTGCAACATATGGTGGTGCCCTACACAGTGATAATTCTGATATCATATTTGATGgcaactcaagtgtaacatttaataataatacagccaGATATGGAGGAGCCGTATTTTGTTGGCATTCATctaatatcacatttgatggtaactcaagtgtaacatttaataataatgaagccagtgatgatggaggagctgtttatTGTAACACACAGTGTATTGCCTTATTTTATGCAACTACAATGGTAACTTTTATCAACAATAGTGCAATAACGGGTGGAGCTATATTCGGTCAAAGTTCTTATATATCAGCTAAAGAAACTTCAACTGTTCAATTTATACACAACAGTGCCACACATGGTGGAGCTATATTTTTGAGGAGTCAAGCCACTGTCTTATTAGAAGGAAGTTGTGTAATAGCATTCAAAGATAACAAGGCTACTGAAAGTGGAGGAGCACTCTACATTACTGCCTATTCCACTGCTTTATTTACTGGACACTCTGAAGTGACTTGTTCCAACAATGAAGTTACCCAATATGGTGGAGCAATATACTGTGGTGATAATTCCAACATTTCACTAGACGAGAATGTTACAGTAAAGTTTACAAACAACACATCTGAATATGGTGGAGCTTTGTCAATTACACATTCAATCTTGACATTTAATGGAAACAGTTTAGCAAACTTCACAAATAATATTGCAGAGCGAGGTGGAGCATTGTATGTTTTACTGTCCAGTGTAACATTAGAAGGAAACATTGCAGCAAACTTCACAGAAAATAAGGCGGAGAATGGTGGGGCCATCTCCATTGTAAAGTCTTCTGTAACTTTTACAGGCAATTCCCAGACACAATTCTTCAGCAATTCAGCTGCAGGAAATGGAGGAGCCATGCATCTTAGTGATCATTTCACTGTAAATATATCCCATATTTCTCATAACACATTTTATCACAACACAGCTAATCGCCATGGTGGAGCCATATATTGTGACCTAACAAAAAGTTCCAATAACAAACTTACATTCAACACTACAGATATTATATTTTATAGCAACACTGACCTCACTAGTTCTGATGTTTATGTCGATATACCAACATCATGTGATGAGACTTGTCTAAACAACAGCATCATAAAAAAAGATTATTCTCAGTTTGGTGGGGTCATTAACACTTCTCCTAGAGAACTACAATTTATTGACTCAGCAGTTACATGTATTGATTATGACAATGATACAAATTGTCAAACTTATCTAACAAAAAATATAATGCTTGGTCAGGAAATTATAATTAATGCTTGTGTATTGGATTATTTCAATCAACCTGCAGGATCAACACAATTTGTATTGAGCAGTGATGGTCACGATCATCATATTATTGGATCAGACAATGTGTTAATATCATGTACAGTATTTGAAGGAGTCAGTGTAACGGGAAAGAGAGTTGTGGAGGCAACTAATTATTCAATAAACATAACTTCATATGATGGCAGTATATCTGACTTGAAGAAGTTCACCGTTGAGCTAATAACCGAACTATCACCATGTCACCCTGGTTTCCAGTATGATATTACTACACAAACATGTGTATGCTACAGTGATAGTGATATTGTGTCTTGTTCTGGTAGTACATCATCTATcaaaagaggttactggtttggtgAAGTTAATGATAAAGCTACAGTGACAATTTGTCCCAATAGTTACTGTAATTTTACTTGTTGTGAAACAGCTAATGGATTTTTTAAACTTTCACCAGTTAGAGCAAATCAGTGTAATTCACAGCGATCTGGTACTGCTTGTGGTAGCTGTAAGAAAGACTATACTCTTTCATTTGATTCTGTAGAATGTGTAAGTGTTGACAATTGTACAACTTTTCAACTACTTCTTGTGGTCATTTTATCAGTTATATACTGGGTAACTCTGGTTATTGCTGTCTTTGCTATGATGTACTATAGAATTGGGATTGGTTATTTATATGCTATTAcgtactattacagtatagttgATATTATACTCATCCAAAATTTATACACAACACCAGCATTATTTACAACTGTTAGCATTGTGTCCAGTATAGCTAAAGTCACACCACAATTTCTGGGACAGTTGTGCTTAATACAAAATATGAGTGGAATTGACCAACAGTTCATTCATTATATCCATCCATTAGCTGTCACATTCATTTTAGCAGTGATCTGCATATCAGCAAGGATATCATACAAGTTTTCATCACTAGTGAGGAGGGGAATTATTCATGTTATTTGTTTTCTTTTGCTGCTATCCTACACTTCTGTGGCAACAACCTCATTACTAATAGTGCGACCATTGAAATTTACAATTGGAAATACAGTTCAAGTTAAAACATACTTGTCACCTGATATTGACTACTTTCAGGGTCGTCATTTACCATATGCTATTGTGGCAATATTGTGTACATTATCAATTGTAATTGGACTTCCACTTCTGCTTTTGCTTGAACCATTTCTTAACCGTAAGATCAACTTCATCAGAATAAAACCATTACtagatcagtttcaaggatgttacaaagacaAATGTCGTTTCtttgcagcttattacatgATATGTCGACTGGTAATCATTGCAATCTTTATTTCCAATTTCTCTAACAACAACACAATGCAGTATTTAATGCTTGCTGTAAGTGCTGTGTTTGCTTTAATACATTTTGTGCAGAAACCGTATGTAAATAAAACACTCAACTTGTTTGATGGATTGGTTTTAGTATCAGTTACTTTCATTGCAATGATCCCACTTATTGATGACTCCGGCTTAGATTTACTGTTAACAGTTACTGTTCTATTTCCATTAGTCAGTTTTATTGGATTGATAATGCTAATTCACAGAAAGAATatcaaaaaaattatgaaatacttCAAGCCAACACCTCAGGCTACCAACAACAATGTCGAGATACCGATGAGGGAGTATGGTGTTGTTGTCGATGATAATATGAGGAATAATGCTACTATTCGTGAAAT